One genomic region from Zonotrichia leucophrys gambelii isolate GWCS_2022_RI chromosome 26, RI_Zleu_2.0, whole genome shotgun sequence encodes:
- the ZNF76 gene encoding zinc finger protein 76 — MESLGLPAVTLGDGTTAYLQQAARGEKLIEGQVIELEDGTTAYIHQVTVQKEAVAFEDGQPVVLEDGSMAFIHSTAKESYEPGTFQAVQLEDGSTAYIHHPVIVAPGSTILQVQMEAGLQGLPGKEEEDDVLDVDTINALQQYGRKGSDEEEEGVTDSCHVKSKDSSNISSQDLQEEEVQSHRKGQQVGSRAFRCGYQGCGRLYTTAHHLKVHERAHTGDRPYTCDFPSCGKAFATGYGLKSHVRTHTGEKPYKCPEDLCSKAFKTSGDLQKHIRTHTGERPFKCPFVGCGRSFTTSNIRKVHMRTHTGERPYTCAEPGCGRGFTSATNYKNHMRIHTGEKPYLCTVPGCGKRFTEYSSLYKHHVVHTHCKPYTCSSCGKTYRQTSTLAMHKRSSHGELEATEESEQALFEQQQLEAAAAADRGSPLKSQHIAFLSEMEEDEEEDAVPTQISLISQDGTEQVSLSQEELQALGSAIGVVAQSSVLAVPEGGDTGTMAVASTDGTEAQEVTIVASGAVVSEESDIAPLCHQQVALLATSHGTHIAVQLEEQQSLEDALSMATAVIHYEPVPPATAVPGKGS, encoded by the exons aGGCTGTGGCTTTTGAAGATGGGCAGCCAGTGGTGCTGGAGGATGGCAGCATGGCCTTCAtacacagcacagccaaag AGAGTTACGAGCCTGGCACATTCCAGGCTGTCCAGCTGGAGGATGGCTCCACTGCCTACATCCACCACCCTGTCATCGTGGCACCTGGCAGCACCATCCTGCAAGTGCAGATGGAAGCTGGGCTCCAGGGGTtgcctgggaaggaggaggaagatgatgtCCTCGATGTGGACACCATTAATGCATTGCAGCAGTATGGCAGGAAg GGCTctgatgaggaagaggagggagtgACAGACAGCTGCCATGTGAAGAGTAAAGACTCCAGCAACATCTCTTCCCAG gatctgcaggaggaggaggtgcagAGCCACAGGAAGGGGCAGCAGGTCGGCAGCAGAGCTTTCCGCTGCGGGTACCAAGGCTGTGGCCGCCTCTACACCACTGCCCACCACCTCAAG gtaCATGAACGTGCTCACACGGGTGACCGGCCATACACATGTGACTTCCCAAGCTGTGGGAAAGCATTTGCCACAG GGTATGGTCTGAAGAGCCACGTGAGAACACACACAGGTGAGAAACCCTACAAGTGTCCAGAAGATTTGTGCAGCAAAGCCTTCAAAACCTCCGGGGACCTGCAGAAACACATCCGCACGCACACGG GTGAGCGTCCCTTCAAGTGTCCCTTCGTGGGCTGTGGCCGCTCCTTCACCACGTCCAACATCCGCAAGGTTCACATGCGGACGCACACGGGCGAGCGGCCCTACACGtgtgcagagcctggctgtggcaggggCTTCACCAGCGCCACCAACTACAAGAACCACATGAGGATCCACACAG GAGAGAAGCCATACCTGTGCACCGTGCCGGGCTGCGGGAAGCGCTTCACCGAGTACTCCAGCCTGTACAAGCACCACGTGGTGCACACGCACTGCAAGCCCTACACGTGCAGCAGCTGCGGCAAGACCTACCGACAGACCTCCACGCTGGCCATGCACAAACGCAGCAGCCACGGCGAGCTGGAGGCCACCGAGGAGAGCGAGCAGGCCCTGTtcgagcagcagcagctggagg ctgctgcagctgctgacagaGGCTCTCCACTGAAGAGTCAGCATATTGCTTTCCTCTCAGAGAtggaggaagatgaagaagaagatgCTGTGCCTACACAAATCTCACTTATCTCTCAGGATGGGACAGAGCAG GTCAGTCTGtctcaggaggagctgcaggccctgggcagtgccatcGGCgtggtggcacagagcagcgTCCTCGCCGTGCCcgagggaggggacactgggaccaTGGCTGTGGCCAGCACTGATGGCACCGAGGCACAGGAG GTGACCATAGTCGCTTCTGGGGCAGTGGTGTCAGAGGAGTCGGACATTGCCCCGCTCTGCCATCAGCAGGTGGCATTGCTGGCCACCTCCCACGGCACCCACATTGCTGTGCAG ctggaagagcagcagagcctggaggacGCCCTCAGCATGGCCACAGCAGTCATCCACTACGAGCCAGTGCCCCCTGCCACAGCCGTGCCTGGGAAGGGGAGCTga